A genome region from Portunus trituberculatus isolate SZX2019 chromosome 18, ASM1759143v1, whole genome shotgun sequence includes the following:
- the LOC123505904 gene encoding YTH domain-containing family protein 3-like isoform X1 — protein sequence MRREEAGHSPPAPHTSPPSHLSSMPTATPACCVPNGPKDQNYSSFQSYTSPMTSSMAAAAAAPDPYMSSYYMTSTPYQAFGVGDGTWSNGGDHMQTFLGGYGGQMGYDSHSAIDGMFGSGSFGGFNPPGFNYGFHGNGDYSAWGGSDVRGGNKPYDDYYQRDTLYADDRVKALDQGVQGLTITDPKTGQDLPREAGSGIGKNGATNGNSGVEVKSNGGSSPGGDASVGLGQTKKGMSWASIASQPAKPQPKGRRDKTSMSSIVPGRHMDIGTWEGKNGSGPKPVAPPPVPRPAWEAPRGGSRSTTSTSYSTPPPRTPPQVPPPQQVQQPGPQQQGVPQQENPSMQTIQTSPQQHQQHQQNPHQQHIHQQHVHQQHLHQQQQQQQHPQLQQQLPSPPQQQQQQQQQQQQQQQQQQQQQQQQQNPPPPLLQSGAMHAPMELPPSPQSGPPVPVSQRPPLAHVPGQIPQELQPDNPTLEGLRMRNDYNPKDFDLNAKNSRFFVIKSYSEDDIHRSIKYEIWCSTEHGNKRLDAAFREREGKGPVYLFFSVNGSGHFCGLAQMTSIVDYNSSSSVWAQDKWKGQFRVKWIYVKDVPNNQLRHIRLENNENKPVTNSRDTQEVPYEKGKQVLKIINQYRHTTSIFDDFSHYEKRQEETETRRHPGNSYKEMDRDDRRGDHRDHRDHPRDHRDHRDSRDHYHRDHRDQRDHRDHHRGGMGGGRGRGGHHHPHHRGGMRN from the exons ATGAGGCGGGAGGAGGCAGGCCATTCACCCCCTGCCCCACATACCTCACCTCCTTCACACCTCTCCTCTATGCCCACAGCCACCCCAGCATGTTGTG TGCCAAATGGGCCCAAAGATCAG AATTACTCATCATTCCAGAGTTATACGAGTCCCATGACATCATCGATGGCCGCGGCAGCTGCTGCACCTGACCCGTATATGTCCTCTTATTACATGACCTCCACCCCTTACCAG gcATTTGGAGTTGGTGATGGCACTTGGAGCAATGGAGGTGACCATATGCAAACTTTTCTCGGAGGATATGGTGGACAAATGGGATATGACTCACACAGTGCTATTGATGGCATGTTTGGTAGCGGCAGTTTTGGTGGATTCAACCCTCCCGGCTTTAACTACGGATTTCATGGGAATGGTGACTACAGCGCTTGGGGAGGATCTGATGTACGAGGGGGAAACAAACCTTATGATGACTACTACCAGCGGGACACCCTCTATGCTGATGACCGTGTGAAAGCTCTTGACCAGGGTGTTCAAGGACTTACTATTACTGATCCCAAGACTGGTCAAGACCTCCCTAGAGAGGCTGGATCAGGAATTGGAAAAAATGGGGCTACCAATGGAAACTCTGGAGTTGAGGTTAAATCCAATGGAGGGAGTAGTCCTGGTGGGGATGCATCAGTTGGCCTGGGTCAAACTAAAAAGGGTATGTCCTGGGCTAGCATTGCATCTCAGCCAGCTAAGCCCCAGCCAAAGGGACGCCGTGATAAAACATCCATGTCTTCTATTGTGCCTGGTCGCCATATGGACATTGGGACATGGGAGGGCAAGAATGGAAGTGGACCAAAACCAGTTGCTCCACCACCAGTGCCACGGCCAGCCTGGGAGGCTCCAAGGGGAGGGTCTcgttccaccacctccacatcaTACTCTACACCACCACCCCGAACCCCACCCCAGGTGCCTCCTCCCCAGCAGGTACAGCAACCAGGACCACAACAGCAGGGTGTTCCACAGCAAGAGAATCCTTCAATGCAGACAATACAGACATCTccccagcagcaccagcagcaccagcagaacCCACACCAGCAGCATATTCATCAACAGCATGTGCATCAGCAACActtgcaccagcagcagcagcagcagcagcatcctcagttgcagcagcagttgccatcaccaccccagcagcagcaacaacagcagcagcagcagcaacagcaacagcagcagcaacagcagcagcaacaacagcagcagaaccCTCCACCCCCATTACTTCAGAGTGGGGCCATGCATGCTCCTATGGAGCTGCCACCCTCTCCCCAGAGTGGCCCCCCTGTGCCAGTGTCGCAGCGCCCTCCCCTGGCTCATGTTCCGGGTCAGATCCCACAAGAGCTGCAGCCAGATAACCCAACTCTTGAGGGACTTCGTATGCGTAATGACTACAACCCAAAGGACTTTGACCTTAATGCTAAAAATTCCCGTTTCTTTGTGATTAAATCATATTCTGAGGATGACATTCATCGTTCTATCAAATATGAAATTTGGTGCTCAACAGAACATGGTAATAAGCGATTAGATGCTGCATTCCGTGAACGAGAAGGCAAGGGTCCTGTGTACCTTTTCTTCTCAGTGAATGGATCAGGGCATTTTTGTGGTTTGGCTCAGATGACTTCAATAGTGGACTACAATTCTTCATCATCAGTGTGGGCTCAAGATAAATGGAAAGGACAGTTTCGTGTCAAGTGGATTTATGTAAAGGATGTTCCTAACAATCAACTGCGCCACATACGACTGgagaacaatgaaaacaagCCTGTCACCAACTCGCGTGATACACAAGAGGTGCCCTATGAGAAGGGCAAACAG GTGCTGAAGATTATCAACCAATATCGTCACACTACTTCCATATTTGATGACTTCTCTCATTACGAGAAACGTCAGGAAGAGACAGAAACCCGGAGGCATCCAGGAAATTCATATAAG GAAATGGATCGGGATGACCGCAGAGGTGACCACCGTGACCATCGAGACCACCCAAGAGACCACCGTGATCATCGGGACAGCAGAGACCACTATCATCGTGATCACAGGGATCAGCGTGACCATCGTGACCACCACCGTGGAGGAATGGGTGGTGGCAGGGGCCGAGGAGGGcaccatcaccctcatcacCGTGGTGGAATGCGCAATTAA
- the LOC123505904 gene encoding YTH domain-containing family protein 3-like isoform X2: protein MYAGHSDMQRMKGQGTSVPNGPKDQNYSSFQSYTSPMTSSMAAAAAAPDPYMSSYYMTSTPYQAFGVGDGTWSNGGDHMQTFLGGYGGQMGYDSHSAIDGMFGSGSFGGFNPPGFNYGFHGNGDYSAWGGSDVRGGNKPYDDYYQRDTLYADDRVKALDQGVQGLTITDPKTGQDLPREAGSGIGKNGATNGNSGVEVKSNGGSSPGGDASVGLGQTKKGMSWASIASQPAKPQPKGRRDKTSMSSIVPGRHMDIGTWEGKNGSGPKPVAPPPVPRPAWEAPRGGSRSTTSTSYSTPPPRTPPQVPPPQQVQQPGPQQQGVPQQENPSMQTIQTSPQQHQQHQQNPHQQHIHQQHVHQQHLHQQQQQQQHPQLQQQLPSPPQQQQQQQQQQQQQQQQQQQQQQQQQNPPPPLLQSGAMHAPMELPPSPQSGPPVPVSQRPPLAHVPGQIPQELQPDNPTLEGLRMRNDYNPKDFDLNAKNSRFFVIKSYSEDDIHRSIKYEIWCSTEHGNKRLDAAFREREGKGPVYLFFSVNGSGHFCGLAQMTSIVDYNSSSSVWAQDKWKGQFRVKWIYVKDVPNNQLRHIRLENNENKPVTNSRDTQEVPYEKGKQVLKIINQYRHTTSIFDDFSHYEKRQEETETRRHPGNSYKEMDRDDRRGDHRDHRDHPRDHRDHRDSRDHYHRDHRDQRDHRDHHRGGMGGGRGRGGHHHPHHRGGMRN, encoded by the exons ATGTACGCTGGACATTCTGATATGCAGCGAATGAAAGGACAAGGAACCTCAG TGCCAAATGGGCCCAAAGATCAG AATTACTCATCATTCCAGAGTTATACGAGTCCCATGACATCATCGATGGCCGCGGCAGCTGCTGCACCTGACCCGTATATGTCCTCTTATTACATGACCTCCACCCCTTACCAG gcATTTGGAGTTGGTGATGGCACTTGGAGCAATGGAGGTGACCATATGCAAACTTTTCTCGGAGGATATGGTGGACAAATGGGATATGACTCACACAGTGCTATTGATGGCATGTTTGGTAGCGGCAGTTTTGGTGGATTCAACCCTCCCGGCTTTAACTACGGATTTCATGGGAATGGTGACTACAGCGCTTGGGGAGGATCTGATGTACGAGGGGGAAACAAACCTTATGATGACTACTACCAGCGGGACACCCTCTATGCTGATGACCGTGTGAAAGCTCTTGACCAGGGTGTTCAAGGACTTACTATTACTGATCCCAAGACTGGTCAAGACCTCCCTAGAGAGGCTGGATCAGGAATTGGAAAAAATGGGGCTACCAATGGAAACTCTGGAGTTGAGGTTAAATCCAATGGAGGGAGTAGTCCTGGTGGGGATGCATCAGTTGGCCTGGGTCAAACTAAAAAGGGTATGTCCTGGGCTAGCATTGCATCTCAGCCAGCTAAGCCCCAGCCAAAGGGACGCCGTGATAAAACATCCATGTCTTCTATTGTGCCTGGTCGCCATATGGACATTGGGACATGGGAGGGCAAGAATGGAAGTGGACCAAAACCAGTTGCTCCACCACCAGTGCCACGGCCAGCCTGGGAGGCTCCAAGGGGAGGGTCTcgttccaccacctccacatcaTACTCTACACCACCACCCCGAACCCCACCCCAGGTGCCTCCTCCCCAGCAGGTACAGCAACCAGGACCACAACAGCAGGGTGTTCCACAGCAAGAGAATCCTTCAATGCAGACAATACAGACATCTccccagcagcaccagcagcaccagcagaacCCACACCAGCAGCATATTCATCAACAGCATGTGCATCAGCAACActtgcaccagcagcagcagcagcagcagcatcctcagttgcagcagcagttgccatcaccaccccagcagcagcaacaacagcagcagcagcagcaacagcaacagcagcagcaacagcagcagcaacaacagcagcagaaccCTCCACCCCCATTACTTCAGAGTGGGGCCATGCATGCTCCTATGGAGCTGCCACCCTCTCCCCAGAGTGGCCCCCCTGTGCCAGTGTCGCAGCGCCCTCCCCTGGCTCATGTTCCGGGTCAGATCCCACAAGAGCTGCAGCCAGATAACCCAACTCTTGAGGGACTTCGTATGCGTAATGACTACAACCCAAAGGACTTTGACCTTAATGCTAAAAATTCCCGTTTCTTTGTGATTAAATCATATTCTGAGGATGACATTCATCGTTCTATCAAATATGAAATTTGGTGCTCAACAGAACATGGTAATAAGCGATTAGATGCTGCATTCCGTGAACGAGAAGGCAAGGGTCCTGTGTACCTTTTCTTCTCAGTGAATGGATCAGGGCATTTTTGTGGTTTGGCTCAGATGACTTCAATAGTGGACTACAATTCTTCATCATCAGTGTGGGCTCAAGATAAATGGAAAGGACAGTTTCGTGTCAAGTGGATTTATGTAAAGGATGTTCCTAACAATCAACTGCGCCACATACGACTGgagaacaatgaaaacaagCCTGTCACCAACTCGCGTGATACACAAGAGGTGCCCTATGAGAAGGGCAAACAG GTGCTGAAGATTATCAACCAATATCGTCACACTACTTCCATATTTGATGACTTCTCTCATTACGAGAAACGTCAGGAAGAGACAGAAACCCGGAGGCATCCAGGAAATTCATATAAG GAAATGGATCGGGATGACCGCAGAGGTGACCACCGTGACCATCGAGACCACCCAAGAGACCACCGTGATCATCGGGACAGCAGAGACCACTATCATCGTGATCACAGGGATCAGCGTGACCATCGTGACCACCACCGTGGAGGAATGGGTGGTGGCAGGGGCCGAGGAGGGcaccatcaccctcatcacCGTGGTGGAATGCGCAATTAA
- the LOC123505904 gene encoding YTH domain-containing family protein 3-like isoform X3: protein MTSSMAAAAAAPDPYMSSYYMTSTPYQAFGVGDGTWSNGGDHMQTFLGGYGGQMGYDSHSAIDGMFGSGSFGGFNPPGFNYGFHGNGDYSAWGGSDVRGGNKPYDDYYQRDTLYADDRVKALDQGVQGLTITDPKTGQDLPREAGSGIGKNGATNGNSGVEVKSNGGSSPGGDASVGLGQTKKGMSWASIASQPAKPQPKGRRDKTSMSSIVPGRHMDIGTWEGKNGSGPKPVAPPPVPRPAWEAPRGGSRSTTSTSYSTPPPRTPPQVPPPQQVQQPGPQQQGVPQQENPSMQTIQTSPQQHQQHQQNPHQQHIHQQHVHQQHLHQQQQQQQHPQLQQQLPSPPQQQQQQQQQQQQQQQQQQQQQQQQQNPPPPLLQSGAMHAPMELPPSPQSGPPVPVSQRPPLAHVPGQIPQELQPDNPTLEGLRMRNDYNPKDFDLNAKNSRFFVIKSYSEDDIHRSIKYEIWCSTEHGNKRLDAAFREREGKGPVYLFFSVNGSGHFCGLAQMTSIVDYNSSSSVWAQDKWKGQFRVKWIYVKDVPNNQLRHIRLENNENKPVTNSRDTQEVPYEKGKQVLKIINQYRHTTSIFDDFSHYEKRQEETETRRHPGNSYKEMDRDDRRGDHRDHRDHPRDHRDHRDSRDHYHRDHRDQRDHRDHHRGGMGGGRGRGGHHHPHHRGGMRN from the exons ATGACATCATCGATGGCCGCGGCAGCTGCTGCACCTGACCCGTATATGTCCTCTTATTACATGACCTCCACCCCTTACCAG gcATTTGGAGTTGGTGATGGCACTTGGAGCAATGGAGGTGACCATATGCAAACTTTTCTCGGAGGATATGGTGGACAAATGGGATATGACTCACACAGTGCTATTGATGGCATGTTTGGTAGCGGCAGTTTTGGTGGATTCAACCCTCCCGGCTTTAACTACGGATTTCATGGGAATGGTGACTACAGCGCTTGGGGAGGATCTGATGTACGAGGGGGAAACAAACCTTATGATGACTACTACCAGCGGGACACCCTCTATGCTGATGACCGTGTGAAAGCTCTTGACCAGGGTGTTCAAGGACTTACTATTACTGATCCCAAGACTGGTCAAGACCTCCCTAGAGAGGCTGGATCAGGAATTGGAAAAAATGGGGCTACCAATGGAAACTCTGGAGTTGAGGTTAAATCCAATGGAGGGAGTAGTCCTGGTGGGGATGCATCAGTTGGCCTGGGTCAAACTAAAAAGGGTATGTCCTGGGCTAGCATTGCATCTCAGCCAGCTAAGCCCCAGCCAAAGGGACGCCGTGATAAAACATCCATGTCTTCTATTGTGCCTGGTCGCCATATGGACATTGGGACATGGGAGGGCAAGAATGGAAGTGGACCAAAACCAGTTGCTCCACCACCAGTGCCACGGCCAGCCTGGGAGGCTCCAAGGGGAGGGTCTcgttccaccacctccacatcaTACTCTACACCACCACCCCGAACCCCACCCCAGGTGCCTCCTCCCCAGCAGGTACAGCAACCAGGACCACAACAGCAGGGTGTTCCACAGCAAGAGAATCCTTCAATGCAGACAATACAGACATCTccccagcagcaccagcagcaccagcagaacCCACACCAGCAGCATATTCATCAACAGCATGTGCATCAGCAACActtgcaccagcagcagcagcagcagcagcatcctcagttgcagcagcagttgccatcaccaccccagcagcagcaacaacagcagcagcagcagcaacagcaacagcagcagcaacagcagcagcaacaacagcagcagaaccCTCCACCCCCATTACTTCAGAGTGGGGCCATGCATGCTCCTATGGAGCTGCCACCCTCTCCCCAGAGTGGCCCCCCTGTGCCAGTGTCGCAGCGCCCTCCCCTGGCTCATGTTCCGGGTCAGATCCCACAAGAGCTGCAGCCAGATAACCCAACTCTTGAGGGACTTCGTATGCGTAATGACTACAACCCAAAGGACTTTGACCTTAATGCTAAAAATTCCCGTTTCTTTGTGATTAAATCATATTCTGAGGATGACATTCATCGTTCTATCAAATATGAAATTTGGTGCTCAACAGAACATGGTAATAAGCGATTAGATGCTGCATTCCGTGAACGAGAAGGCAAGGGTCCTGTGTACCTTTTCTTCTCAGTGAATGGATCAGGGCATTTTTGTGGTTTGGCTCAGATGACTTCAATAGTGGACTACAATTCTTCATCATCAGTGTGGGCTCAAGATAAATGGAAAGGACAGTTTCGTGTCAAGTGGATTTATGTAAAGGATGTTCCTAACAATCAACTGCGCCACATACGACTGgagaacaatgaaaacaagCCTGTCACCAACTCGCGTGATACACAAGAGGTGCCCTATGAGAAGGGCAAACAG GTGCTGAAGATTATCAACCAATATCGTCACACTACTTCCATATTTGATGACTTCTCTCATTACGAGAAACGTCAGGAAGAGACAGAAACCCGGAGGCATCCAGGAAATTCATATAAG GAAATGGATCGGGATGACCGCAGAGGTGACCACCGTGACCATCGAGACCACCCAAGAGACCACCGTGATCATCGGGACAGCAGAGACCACTATCATCGTGATCACAGGGATCAGCGTGACCATCGTGACCACCACCGTGGAGGAATGGGTGGTGGCAGGGGCCGAGGAGGGcaccatcaccctcatcacCGTGGTGGAATGCGCAATTAA